In Fragaria vesca subsp. vesca linkage group LG1, FraVesHawaii_1.0, whole genome shotgun sequence, the sequence GGTCTCTAATGTCACTGGCCCTCTCACCGAAAATGAGGGAGATTTCTGAGGCTTACCTTGGATCAACTGTGCAGAATGCTGTTATCACTGTCCCTGCTTACTTTAATAACTCGCAGTGTGAGGCTACAAAGAAAGCTGGTTTTGTTGCCGGCCTAAATGTGATGCGTATTATCAACAAACCAACTATAGTAGCTATTGCTTATGAGTTTGACAAGAAGGTTGGTTGGTATGGAAAAAGAAATGTGCTGGTATATGACTTTGGTGGTGGTACATTGGATGTTTCTCTACTTGAGGAAAAGAAGAGGTTGGAGGTTGAGGAGAAGCGAAGAGTCGAGAAGGAGTATGCAAAGCTATGGGAAAAGCATAAATCAGAGCTGCTGGAGAAAGTAAAGGTTGGGATAATGTACAAAAAACTTAAGGAGAAACACCGAAAAGTTGAGGAGGAGTATCAAAAGCTTGATGAGACTTTGTGGATTATTGTGGATTGTGGATTACTGTGTTGAGCAATTCAAGAGGAAACATAAAGTCGACATCACTGGAAATCCCAAGGCTCTTAGGAGGTTGTGAAATGCATGTGAAAAGGCAAAGAGGATGCTTTCAACTATAACTCTTCCAGTTTCGTGCGTATGAAGTGTTGTATGGCATTCATGTGTTGGTGTATGGCAGCATGATCACATAGAAATCATTGTTAATGATCTAGGCAACAA encodes:
- the LOC101298266 gene encoding heat shock 70 kDa protein-like, which encodes MSLALSPKMREISEAYLGSTVQNAVITVPAYFNNSQCEATKKAGFVAGLNVMRIINKPTIVAIAYEFDKKVGWYGKRNVLVYDFGGGTLDVSLLEEKKRLEVEEKRRVEKEYAKLWEKHKSELLEKVKVGIMYKKLKEKHRKVEEEYQKLDETLWIIVDCGLLC